A window of Panthera tigris isolate Pti1 chromosome A3, P.tigris_Pti1_mat1.1, whole genome shotgun sequence genomic DNA:
CTctcacacatacaccacacatacACTCCCTGTATGAGGACATATAATTCAACCTTAGGAAAAACAGTATGCTGCCAGCAGTAAATgcaatttattctcattttattgagACTTTCCACAGCTGCCATTTGGTTTGtatagcaaaatttttaaaaagtaacttttcccccattttttatatttttatgaaaatcattttcttcaattttaaagccctccccctcccccaaagaagTATTAGTAACTACcctgtaatgtttatttggggagggggagggaacaAAAACAGCTTTTAAACACTTGTGAAACGGGGATCACAGTCCAAAGTCAAGACATTGCACTAAGCTGCCGCGGGCACCATCAGCACTATGCCATCCACACCACCGATGGGTGAGCCATGCGTAGACCCTCAGGGCTTCTTGTTCCACAGGCTCCCCTCCCTTTCTCGAGACCTCCTCTGCTGGCTGTCTTCTCCAAATCCATCCAACAGAGGCAGCACAATCTTTAATACATGCTCAACTTTGTAATGGAGACAATACTGTATTCAGAAAGTTCAGAGATCCCCTCCATCCAGTTCAAGAAGATCAAATACCAACAGAGTACAGATGGTTTCACTTTTGTGTCCACTCAAAACATACTCATTAAATTATCAGATGTTTCAAAAGTCCTGATGTGTAGACAGCACGAAAGTTCCTTATAAAAAAGAAgttgcaaaattataaaaatttctgCAGTCGAGGCTCCTCATGTGGAGCTTCTGGTGACGAAGCTGGTTCTGGTAAGCAGTTCCTTTGACATGCACAGCAGCTTCCCTAGGAGTTCTGTGTTCTGAGGGTTCTGTTCAGAACACAGGAGGCTGAAATCCAAGTTTAAAAGATTACCTGCtgacaaactgtggtatatctgTCAATGGAATACTACCGAGCACTATAAAGGAAGAAACTACCAACGCAAGTTATACTTCATGGATGAAACTCAAAAATATGCTAAGTGAGAAAAGCCAGATAATAAGAGACCACAGTTTGTAGGATCCCATTTATATGAtgcccagaaaaggcaaatttatagagacagaaatacaAGAGATTATCATGTAAAAGAGCACGAAggatctgggggtgggaggaggatgAAAATGTTGTAAAGGTGAGTATGGTTATGGTGGTTTCCTACCCCTCAGGAAACTTACTAAAATAActtgaaatgggtgaattttatatgtaaaatatgcctCAATAAAGTTGTTGTCAAAAAAATCCCTGCTTCCCAAACCACACATCAAGCATTCAACATTTCTGAAGGCTCACAATCAACAGGGCAGGATTATCCCTTAGTGTTGAGTTACAGAGTGAAAACGTACCATTTTACAGTAAATAGCATAGCGTACAGCAGATCTGGGTCAATCCTCCTGTTCTCTCCACTCATTTCCCAAACGCACGCATTATCCCCAGGGAGTGGCTGGGGATAGATACACAGTCTTCCCCAATAGGTGGACACCCCCAAATCTTGGTCGGATTTGTCAGAAGTCTGCTACACGTCACCTAAACCAACAAACATTATTAACCTGTGATGCTGGGACCCTTATCGAAGAACACTTGTCCCCTCCAATCACAGCAGCGTCCATTCCTGGGTGCCTGATGTGTCTACGTGGGGTCCGTAGCGGCACTAACACAGTCAAACTGTTTCCTTCAGCTCCTCCTTCACACAGCTCTCCTCTATGACATCTATAATTGCCAGATTATTTTAGTGACCTTACTTCTCGGCCTCTCCAAAATCAAGACAAAACTCACACTAGGACagtacacaatttaaaaaatgctgcttAGTAtttcactgaaaacattttttaggcCATAGTTAGCCTCTTAAAGAGACCCCAGCTGTTTTGACTTTGAGAACCAAAGGTGCTGCAAACGTCCAGCCTTTTCCTTACAATCCGTTTTGGTTTGACCATACGTGACCCCCAGAGTCAGCTGTTGTGTCAGGAATGCCCAAGGACCCACAGCTGCAGGTGCTTAGGCCTAGGCTGTGTCCGTCAGATTTTCCGCTGCAGTTCAAAGACGTGGAGAAACTGAAAAGGCACTTCCTcgatttgttttttttctcttgaagagCAAGAGATAAAATCATTTTCATCTTGGAGTTTGAGAGTCCAATAATCACAAGACTCAGAAATCAGTCACTAATAAACTAACACTGGGATCTGCCAGAATTGGCACATGTTGAAAATACATATTGTATTTCTATGCAAATCCTCAAACTTCAGTTGCCAATAGGAAAAGTTTAAACACAGTAGTGGCTTAAATTCGACATGAAAATAATCACTTAGAAATACCAGCCTTGCCCTTAAAGGGTAAAGATGCCCTGGCTGGTACGCAGTCAGAATGTTTGCTACAAAGGGCAAAAGTTGGAGACAGAGGCCCCCAGCCTTTTCCCAGTGAAGGTCCAACGAGACCCACATGAATTTTTCTGCTAAGGAGCTGGCAAACTCTCTAGCTGAGCCTATGATCTGGGTGACAACTGTGCTCCTGCCTCACAAGATCTGAACAATGGAGAAAAGAGCCAGGCTACGGAAAGAAACTGCAGTGCAAGCCTACTCGTTAAGAAAGGGGCCAGTCACATTGCTGGCTGCTTCCTGATCCTGGAGTCAGCACACTCTTGTGTCTGGATAGGACTGGAAAGTCCAGCCCTCAGGTTTCACTGCTCATGTGGCAGGGAGCTCTCTTAGTCCTGACCAAATCTGCCTCGTGAAACCGTGCTAAAGACTGGCATCCAAAATGGAACTCCACAGCAGACAGGACTTGGACCGCACATAGTATCTTAGCCTATCCTGGTCAGGAGAACAAGCCTTCTTCAGAATGAAGAAATGGCTCCATCTGGATCCTTATAGGACTTTCCAGATTGGGAGGCACACGAGAATCCGTTATATCTTTGTGATGGAGACACCCACACTCTAGAAAACGGCTCTTTCTGCAGTCTCAACATATTTCCAACAGCCTTCAGGACTCTGAGCTTGGATAAGGTAATGGAGactgaaggaggaaaaggggTCCCAGCACAGACACACCTCTATTCCTGCACTTCCAAGGCCCTTTCCCTATTACAGGCAACAACCCCAGCTGAAAGCTGAAGCTGGAATAAAGAAGTTTCTTTATTCAGAGGCCTCCCTGAAAATGGGTTAAGCGTTCCATTCTCTCAGGGTagaggcttcaggaattaacatGCAAGTCTGGCAATACAAGCTCCTTAAGCTACTCTCCTATGTCGTTGACGTAACAAAAAGGGCCATTCTTCAAACAATGCCATCCTATAGACTCAAATGAGGGAAAGATGTgggttcatattttaaaactgacatTAGCCTGCAGCTGTTCAAAAAGTCAACAAGGAAGCACATAAGAAAAGGGAGAGATTCCTAAGCTTTCTAGACGCTGGTCCTTTCCTTCCAACCTCTGTCCCGTATCCACATACTGAATTTAACAGACTTTATTTCGTTACGTGGCCTTTTCCTAATAGGCCTGTCGCATAACACAGTAGCAGTCACACAGAAGCCACTGTCCCCCTCGGGCCTCTGCAAATCCTTGTCCTGGGAGAAGGGCCAGGACTAAGACATGTTCTCTTTTAGACCTAACTCTGCCATCTACATCTTTATCACACAAAGGCAGCTTCTGGTGCCCATTTTAATTCCTAATGAGTATCAGCCAAAACCCCTGTGACTTATAGTCGGGAAAGACAAAAGGAACATACCCGAAGAGCCCAACCTAGAAAACTTGCAAAGCTGGGGGTCGGGGAACAGCAAAACTTTATAATTGCTGAAACTGTACCAGTGGGTCACATGGTCACATGGGTCAACCAAGACTCATTCTCCCAggctttttttgagtttttttgtatAATTCTGTAAGGTGAGGAGAAGCATCCAAATTGTGAATGGAGCTTCTTGCTGGTGTCcagaaaaatatgtttacttgGGCAAAATTATTGGGAATAATTTACTAATAAGGGAAGATATCAGGAGGACCAAGTCTTCATAGGGCTGgcaaaaaattgtcaaaatactCTTAAGACACAACTAACAGGATTCAGGGTTGACTTCTCCAGGCGGAAGCTGATGGCCTGCACAGCATGCCTCTGCTTCACCTTTGGTAACAGTATCTTTCCTTAAAAACAGAGTAGGGTTGGGGCGGAAAGGAGATAGGGGACTAGATGCCATGAGAGTCGAAGTGACAAACCCATCCTAGAGCTCTTTTACCTtgtaaataatgaataatgagtTCGGTGATGGCTCTAAGCAGAGGCTTAAGAACAGGTCAGCAGTGATTGAGTGACCCAAGCGACCCAAGGGACAGTCACTGTCGCAGCCCTCCTCTGCTGGTTTACAACCTCCATTAGCCATCACAAGAGTTACCATAACCCAGTACTTTAAATCTGTGTTTTCTTGAATGGGGTTTCAGGCAAGGAGACATGGGCTTGGCAGGCCATGGTAATCCGGTTCATTGCAGGAAAGCCCTGGGAGTCAAGGGAGCTGGGCCGAGTACTCTGATTTGCAACACCTGCTTCTTCCACTCGTCCCTCTTCTCATCCAGCTTAACGGACTCGATAAGTAGTTCTCCAGGTGTTCACTGCCCTTGGTAAGTGTACAGCAGGGTGAGAAGGGCATTCTTAAACACCCAGACTTTCTTGGTCAGCTTATTTTGTTTAAACACACACAGCAGAACATTCctgataaagggaaaaaaagattgcAATTTCCTTAACTCAAAAagctagtaataataataataataggaaactGCCCAAAACCAAAGTCTgtagaacaaaagagaaagactcGGAGGCTTGTAGACTAAGACTGAGCACATTAGTTACTCCACTCACAGTGTCAAGTTAAACCactgtcccccttccccactgtgcACCCctcgcccaccccacccccctcttcAGCTCTGCCTCTTTGTGCAGCACTGTCCCCAGATGTGGGGACATACAAGTTCTCCTCAAAGCTTTCTGTCAGTTCAGTACTTCACTCCCGGAATAAATTCCTTGGCATCCGGGTTCAGGTTACTTTTGCTCTGAAAGAAGAACCAAGAGATAATAAATCCCACTTTCAAGGTTATTTTCTGCATGCTTCCATTATTACCAGGCTGTTATTGTTGGGCTGCTCTCAATGGCTCCTGACATATAAAGCCTTGACCAAcctcattttctccttcctgctttACACTCCTGTTCCCTTCATGACGCTTTCATTAGAGGCTTGGAAGTCTGActccaaaaataatttctcaattcACTGAGTACCTTAACTCGATGAAAATCAGAGTATTCCGCCAAACCAGTTTGGTTACCACAATCCCTTTATTTTCCCCCtcactgttttctctttggtGATCCACTCTCTTGTGAAAGTCCAAAACCTGGGACCTGGGCAAACCGCGGGGCACAGTCATTTGGAACATGAGTTCTGGGAGAACTGAGCCACTCACAGAATTCTGACTTTAAGTAAACATGAAAGGCAGGAAATTGGTTTATCCAGTCTTCTAATTTTAAGTGGGAAATGGCCCCTTAGGAGTCATGTTCCTTCCGAAACGAACAGGCAATTTTTATAACCGCATCATTCGAAACTATAAATACAGATTTGAGGAAcagtaaaaggaaagaacaacaaaagcaaatgcTAATTTGAAACCAAACCTCCTCTGTGTTCCAATTCTTACCCTTAATCCCAATTTTACTTTGAAAAGCCCACTGGGGAAAATAAAAGCTGGCGCTGCTGCGACAATCGTGTTTTCACGGCACTTTATGCGGCACAACGCATCTTCGTCGCACCCTCTTATGCGTGTCCGTGGGATGAGTGAAGAAACGGGGGCTCAGAGGCTCCAGAGATGGGCCCAAGGGTATAGGGCCCCAAGGGAAGTCTGTGACTCCAAATCCCATATTCTTTTCACTATGTCTCGTGTGCGTCTGCATATGGCTCTTACCAAAATGTCTTCGGAATCATGGCCATCGCTGACTGACAGTCCATTTAACTGCTGCTGCAACTGTCCCATAGCCGGAGGCAGGTCTCGTGAGGGGATAAACCAGTCTTGGTCTTCTTCATCCAGCATCTCCTGGAAGCAGCGGTCTAAGAAGTCTTGCTCCTGCAGCTCCTCCTCCACCTAGCAGGCAAAGGGGATGAGCTCAGACTTACCGTCCTGGTGGGACTTGCCCCTTCCAGTTTTCTGCCTCTTGCTTTCAGAGGTCCTTATTCTGCTATTAAGAATGATCTTGTATGAGGTCTACTAAGAATTAAGATGCTTCGAATGACTGGccagagaaaatataatttttggtttttttcaaccACATTCCCTCAACAATAAGACTAAGGAAACAGTTATTCAGAATAGCAGAAAGTCAAGGTCTTCGTACCTCTTCTAACATCTCAAATATGTGACAAAAATACTTTTCATTCAGACGGCGCTTACAGAAAATCAGTTTAAAGTGTGAGATTCTTTTCTCAACCTTGTTAAGAAGCAATTCTTCttaaatttcccattttataagTACGAAAAAGGTACAGGAATTACAGAACTAGACCACTACCTGGATAGTGGAGATTAAATCAAAACCAACTCCCAGCTTCTGGCCCACTTTTCTGGTAATGAGGCccctaaaggagaaaaatactttCAGAACCTTAGAAAGATATAAAGAACACTTTTTGGCAAACCAATAGAAAATGATGTCATCGATGTAGGTAGCCTTCCAAAGcaaggaaaaatatgaatatttaaacaaCTCTGTATTTCTTAAAGATTGCCTTAATCTAAAGCAATATACATCTAGGATATTTTACACCTTCTTTGCAGGCATTGTTAACTCATAGTAAAGAGTATGGTTCACTCTGCATATTAAGTGTGATTTTAACAGGTCCTGGGCTTCACATTTGGCTATCCCTTTCCCGTGGGCTACCCTACGTGGTGACAGATTCACAGTTCACTAGCACCACCACCAGAGGGAAAGTCAAGCAAAAACAATCACCCAGACTAGCTCATACAGTTATTCATGAATTCAAAAGTCACCAGGAGCACAAGATGTAAAAATAGTGGCATGACAATTAGCCACACTTTGATCTCAAGTAAATTAGATAGTCTGAAGTACTTAAAGTAACAACAAGCACAACATATTTCCAAGCCACAAGATTTAACATGACTGCTCAAGATCTGCCCTGCCTCTACACAGGAGCATCACAGTGTGCTCCTCCCCATTAAATCTACCCTTACTCACTGGCGCAGCCACAAAAACAGTTACCTGGGCACAGGGATGTGACGGGTAGCATGGTCTATGTGCTGTTCACACAAATCATGACACAGTGAGCTGACTGGGGTGGAAACTGTTGGTTGCCCAGATAaacttgtttccttctttccagaGCACCAGGCTTTTCAGTTAAAATCACGTCCCGTCTCCCATGCTGGCGATGGCCACATTACTATTCATCATGTAACAGCCCCCAGAAGGGGTGTGAACACTTTGGCATCACTTGGTTAAAAGGAGATCTCTTCCTCGGCCTTTAGCTCTCCCCATTTCCCAGTGGCTAGACTTTCGGTTATCCTTCAGTTACTCAGCTGATAAATGCCCTGGTATGGCAGAGAAACACCACGGAAGAACCATGTGGTCACAGAATCACTGTCTACCTGGAATGCCTACCTTGGGCTATCAACATCACAGAGATACAAGACAACAGGTTACTGCTGAACCTTTGTTCAAACAGTCTAGCCTTTTCCTACCTAGCACACTTCTCCATCTCAGACACACATTCTGCCAGTCCCTGAATTCCCATGGGGACAGGGGGGCATGCCAGGCTGGCCTGTCTGCACACAGCTGTTGTTTCGCAGAAGTCTATACCAGATCACCATGGCACGAGAGCCTCTTGTAATCAAAGTGAGAGAAAAGAATCAGGATCTTCCTCCAAAGTACTGTTACTCTGGTGTCTTACCAGCTGAAGAGGCTCCTTGGTCAACCCAGACCAGGCctccatgcatttttaaattattctaaagCCGACAAATCCATTTCTTTTGTTACAGATGGATGGCAAGATATTAAAGCCGTTCCACTTCTTTCTTTACCTGTCTGTTGAAATCTTCTTCATTCTCCATCCACATGTACTCTGCAAATGGGTTTTCCTTCTCATCGTGCCCATTTAATCCTTGGTCCTCTTTGGATTTTACATTAGGTGATGTATTGGCTACACTGGATCCATTCATTATGATAGAATCTAAACAGGAGCAAAAAAGAAGGACAAAATGATACAAGGATCAAGGAAATGATAATCTACAACATCCAGattcttccagaagcttctgaAGTTCTAAGTCAAAGTTACTAACTATAGATGAACAGAAACCATTAGCCTGTAACTGttataaaattaaccatattCTGCAATTATCAACTATACAGATGTAGAATTCTTAAAGAGTTAAAAGAGgtgcaactgggtggctcagtcagttaagcgtccaactcttgattttggctcaggtcatgatctcacagtcatgagactgagtcccacgtcaggctctgcgctgagtgtggagcctgcttgggattctctttctccccctctgccccctcttctctctctctctccctctctctctctcaaaataaataagtgaacattttaaaaaaagagttcaaagaaaaaatgtctaGGCTTAGTTAGCCTTTCTaggcaagtgagggagggggaatcTTTTCAAGCCAACTTTTTTGCAGGTTCTAGAACCTAATTAAGGTCACACAGTTTCGTTAATGTTTAAGTAGgtagagaaaatgcatttttttgattattttattttattttaagcagaccacatgcccaacatggggcttgaactcatgatcaagagttgcatgctctatcaactgaaccacccaggtgcctcaaaaaaatgcattcttaatGAACATTGTAAGCAACTGCCCCTTATTCTGATTCTCAAGCTGTTTTTCTATaaatcatatttctttaaaaaaaaatttttttttaacgtttattcatttttgagacagagagagacagagcatgaacgggggaaggtcagagagggagacacagaatttgaaacaggctccaggctctgagctgtcagcacagagcccgacgcggggctcgaactcatggaccgtgagatcatgacctgagccgaagttggacgcccaaccaactgagccacccaggcgcccctataaatcaTATTTCAAAAGGTAACACATATTCGCTGTCTtgataaacaaaaaagagataattaaggttacCAGTTGTCCAATTATCCAGAGTTAAAGACTATTAACGATGTAGTGCATATAACCTCTCTGATGTCCCCTAAGTGTATGCAGGCACATATACGCACACACTTTCCCCAAGCATCCATTCTTAGAGTAACAGCATGATGCTctatcatttgcattttctcatttttgtgttAATATCACCATACTGTCTTTTGGGATATTTACAATGTTTCCATGTTATAAAGGTTAGATGAACATCTTGTGTTCATCTTTTTCAATGACTTCCTTAGGATAACTCCTAGAAACTGAACTGCTATATTGGAAactatgtggtttttaaaaaatgcttatttatttttgagagagagagatagagcatgagcaggggaggggcagagagacagggagacacagaatctgaagcaggctccaggctctgagctgtcagcacagagcccaatgtggggctcaaacccctgaactgcgagatcatgacctaaactgaagttggatgcttaacagactgagccccccaggcaccaaTGGAAACTACGTTTTTTCTAAGGCCCTCAACTCATTGCCACACTGCCATAAGAATTTAAATTCCCACCAGTAGTAAGTACCTATTCCTCTGCATTCGTgtgtattgttattattttttaaatgtttatttacttattttgtgagagacagagcatgggtggggggcaggagagaggtgacagagaatcctaagcaggctttgagctgttagcgtggagcctgatgtgagactcaatctcatgaaacatgagatcataaccctagctgaaatcaagagttggatgcttaacctactgagccaccccaatgccccaggtattattatttttcaaaccgCTGTCAGTCTCATAAGAGAAAACTTGCCATTTATTGtttatgtttacatttctttgatttttgctgAGGTCGAATATTTTGAGATATACTTActggccatttttatttcttgttttgtcatttttctgctaaagtattttgaccatttttctaTCAGGATATATACCTTTTATTTGTTGTAAGAACTTGTATTACATTtgtcaagatttttatttttcataaaagaatttataaattaaaaatactatattagttttacttgcttaatttttttggtgGCAGTTTTTGCTGGCCTTAATTTTTGTCTACATCTTGTATGTCTGCCTGTCTATGGCTTTTTAAAGTACATACGTATCTTTTTTAGTTGCTTTTACTTGGCTTCCAAATCCACACTGATGTGTTTGCTCTCATCTGGAATGtgtctttttcctgttctttatttAAATCTTAACCATTCTTCCAAAAGCACTGCAGTCTTTACTCCCTGCTTCTTTCCTCTAAGCTCCTGCACCTAGCGAGTGTTAATACTACTTAACGGTATTGTTTCATATGCATAATTTTCCTCTAATTAGAGTTTCACTTTGCAATAAGCAAGAGGAGGCTCACAATCTCAATCTCCACTCCATCCCCACCTCCATCCTCCTTGGGGCatctttgagttttatttaacaacttctttcttcattcatttccatCTTGGCAAGATTCATGAAAAAAGTCTTTCTCTATGTCTGGGTGCACTAAAAAATTATTGCTCACTCCCCTTTAAAGTTCTTGCAACTTTCTAACCTGTTATGAACATtagaaaatctaatttttttaaaagacaaggtaGAATTGTGAAGAgtaaagaagagatgaaaaaccAACTCACTGATATCtcaaaaagaatttcatttatgACAGAACTCGTTTATTTCactgttggtttaaaaaaaaattttttttttgtttgtttatttgagagacagagagagagagagcacaagtggtggaggggcccagagcgagggagacacgggattggaagcaggctccaggctctgagctgtctgcacagagcctgatgcctggcttaaacccacgaaccatgagatcttgaactgagctgaagtcagacgcttagctgactaagccacccaagcgccccactgTTGGTTTAAATAGGgtgcctcggggcgcctgggtggctcagtcggttaagcgtccgacttcggctcaggtcatgatctcacggtccgtgagttcgaaccccacgtcaggctctgtgctggcagctcagagcctggagcctgcttcagattctgtgtctccctctctctctggccctcccccgttcatgctctgtctctgtctcaaaaataaataaacattaaaaaaattttttaaataaatagggtGCCTCGTATGAAATACATTggtttaacatattttaaataaagacaaaagaaatcaaCGATTATTCCAAACACTGCTCTATAATAATAATTCTAtaatgaaggaaggaaaccaATTCTTTATTTTGACCACCACCATTTGCAGCATAACAACGATAAAGGCAAGTCTGCTCTAAATGCCTGGGCAACTGCATAAGTAAGTAGGGTACTCCTAAGCACAGAGACTCTTAAAGAACCTGACCCTTGCTCGGTAGCAGGTTAAACAGTATTATACTTTCAAAGGCTCATTTTGCAGTGGGTTATAAGCAGCACAGCGATTTCTCCCCATCAGTACGGAAATCACTCAGACAGAACCAGTATTCAGTTTTCTAAAAATCTGCctttccctaaaaaaataaatccgAAGTGCACATGAccataaggaaaaagagaaggcagagaaacaaTAGAATAACCTGACTCAAGAGCACGGTggaatacagagagcaaactgcaGGATGCTCTCCCTCATGAGAAAGGGAATGGAAACATACCATAATCCCAACATGGGGAATGTCACCCAATTTAATGCAAATACTTTAGAGAAGTTGAAAACATTGAGATATGGGACTGTTAGTATTAGGAAAATGGTTCTCAGTGGGCTATATAGagtgtttatttgcattttataccATTCTATCTGTGTTTTCCACACAATTGGAGAGTTTAGGTTTCTCTAAGTAGAAGCAATGCAACAACTTAATTTGTATAATGTTTAACAATTTATTAAGTACTTTCATATCTATACTCTGACTTCAGGTGCATAATCTGTCCAActtcactctaaaaaaaaaaatctagatagtGCTATATTTAAGACCAAAGAAAGTACCAGATTCAAAGGTTAAGCAAGCTGATTTGCCAGCTTAGCTCAAGAACACTGGTTTGTGGGCCCTAGTGCCTTAGTGCCTAATGTGCCCCTAGACTTTAGTAGTGAGGGGGGAATGGGGAGCTTTTGCTGGACACTGGTAACTCCTAGGTAAGGCATTTGGGGGATACCTTCCAACTTGGGGAAGACACCAGGTAAGACAGGACCATTGCCCATAACTTCCCTGATTTTCCTGCTTCCAGAGTTTCATGGAACATTCTCTTTCTGTTCCCAGCTCCTCTCTAGCTCACCATCCACTATGCTTGCCCTCTAAGTGCACAGTGTTTTTCTAACCATCCTATTTTGACCTTTTATATCCATTATTTCACTTGATCCTCACCCACATCAAGGCACATCATGTGACATCCTAGTGTAGAGGGGACAAAGAAAATACCTCCAAAACTTCCAGAATCGGGGGAAATGCCTGGCTATAAAAGTAGGATCACAAATCAGAATGGCTGCCATGTTGTCAGCTATGTTATGGAGAGGCCTATGTGACAAAGGAATTGAATCCTGTCAACACCATGTGAGTAAGCTTAGTTCATCTTCCCCCAGttaagccttcagatgagacaGCCATCCTAGCTGACTACTTGACTGTAACTTCATGAGACACTCTGAGTTAGAGGCCCACCTAACTAAGTTGCCCCCAGattcttgacccacagaaactgtgaaataataaatgtttgttgttttaacctACTAAGCTTTGTGGTAAGTTATCATGTGGCGATAGATAATGTAGGTATTTGATAAACAATGACAACTAGCTCCACCACACAAATCATCAGTTGCCACATTATTCCTCTTATTTAATCAGCAGACAAATGTGCAGTTTGAAGTAGGTCACTGCTTGAGAAATTCTTCAAGATTTAGACCTCAATAGCAGAAAAAAGAGTTTATGTCTGGCCTGGATCTATACTGCACTATGAAATCTGAGAACTATTTGACATTTATTCCCCCTCCACCTCAGTTTCCCTCTTAAACACATGACAAACAtgctgaaaatagaaaataagagttGTCATTTGGGCTGAAGATGGGAAAGCACATAGCACCACACAGTCAAAATAGGGGTGCTAAGGTCTGCTAAGCATTCAATTTAGCACTTTGCCATGGTCAAGGGTTCATGTCTAAAAT
This region includes:
- the PAIP2B gene encoding polyadenylate-binding protein-interacting protein 2B, which gives rise to MNGSSVANTSPNVKSKEDQGLNGHDEKENPFAEYMWMENEEDFNRQVEEELQEQDFLDRCFQEMLDEEDQDWFIPSRDLPPAMGQLQQQLNGLSVSDGHDSEDILSKSNLNPDAKEFIPGVKY